The stretch of DNA AAGGTGGTCTTCTACCTCGCCTTCAccacccattagtccggcccatttcAAAGAAACCGGACAcctggggaccccctaatccaggactccctcaggcataaTTATCTTGCATGATCACTGTTGTGTTGAGAGGCTCCATCCCTAGCTCAGATATCTCCTTGTCCGGATATCCATTGGGGAACCTCACATTAGTGAGGGCCCTTGCCGCTGCCTGCATATTCTTTGCCGGCGTGTGATAGGACACGGGCTTGGATCTACGGCGTTCTCGAGTGCTTGATCCATCCTTCTACTTTGGAGAGCTAGGGCGGTTGTATCTGCTGTCGGCATGGTCTTTTGATTTTTCTGGCCGAGACTGGAACTGCTCCTCAGACCTCTGCAACTCGGCtgcactctcacaacccatcagtccggcccatttcAAATAAACCGGACACCtggggaccccctaatctaggactcccttaggcaTAATTATCTTGCATGATCATTGTTGTGTTGAGAGGCTCCATCCTAGCTCAGATATCTCCTTGTCCGGATATCCGTTGGGGAACCTCACATTAATGAGGGCCCTTGCCGCTGCCTGCGTATTCTTTGTCGGCGTGCAATAGGACATGGGCTTGGATCTACGGCATTCTCGAGTGCTTGATCCATCCTTCTGCTTCGGAGAGCTAGGGCGGCTGTATCTGCCGTCGGCATGGTCTTTCGATTTTTGTGGCGAGACTGGAATTGCTCCTCAGACCTCTGCAACTCGGCTGCACTCCTTTCCAAGCGTCTCTTTTCCTTTAACCTTGTTGAGGGTCGCCAAGATTTCACCCGGCTAGACTCTTGGGCCTCGTTGTCCAAGATCGGCTCGTCAATCGCTTCGATGTCATCATCATTGATTTCTtccgcctcaccgctttcctcctggTTCGTATCCGATGTGCCTGCCATGTAGCAGGCCTTGATTGAGGCCGCCTTCCATGGTCTGTGAAGTGCCGCAGTTGGCGGGTGGCTATTGGCTTAGTCACCCATCTCCTCATACTTGTACCTGAATAAGGAGAGAATGTCAAAATTTATGTTCTGTTGCTCCTCGGTGTAGATTTAGATTGCCTGGTAGCTACAAACACATATTGGCCTTCTCTTAATTGAGCAAGCTATAGTAATTTAGTATTTCCAGCTTTCTCTTGCAAATGACCATGAATTTGTGATGGTGCTGAGCCAATTAGCAGTTTTGTAGTGTGTGTGAGCAAATGCCAACAAATAATAGCTTCCTAGGGCCATTTTCCCTTATCCGATTTTATAATCCGAATAAATAGGTAGGAGCAATAAATTTAATGGCATGATATGATTTTCACCTCTGGTGCGTATTTGCACATTACCCAACCCTCAACTGATCTGATATGTTATCCTACTCTTGTGTTAGGGGCACTTGGATGCAGAGCTGAATGAGATTGGGAGGCAGCAAGCTGTTGCGGTATTGTATGGCTTACTTATATTACtactccctcggttcctaaatataagtctttttagagattccactacggactacatacggagtaaaagaatctctaaaaagacttatatttaggaacagaggtagtacacGACATCTGGAGTAGCATTTTTTATGTGGAACTTGTGTGACTCTAATGCCCAGGTTGCTCATCGGCTGTCTAAAGAAGCCAAACCAGCTGCCATATACTCGTCAGATTTGAAGCGGGCGGCAGAGACTGCAAGAACAATAGCAAAAATCTGCAATTTACCAAATGTTTGTTCATTCACCTTGACCCTTTCTGTTATTCAAATATCTCGAGCGTACACCATGTTGTTGCCACGTAATTTGTGCAGTCTCTGCATCTCCGCACACCTTGACAAATTGCTTGATATAATATTAATGAGCAAACAATTTGCATTATAGGTTGTGTTTGATCCTGCACTTAGAGAAAGGCACATAGGAGATGTGCAGGGCCTGACGCTTCAAGATGCTGTCAAAGAAAAGCCAGAGGCTTACAAAGCTTTTATGTCCCACAAGAGAAACCAGCAAATTCCTGTAAGCATTCACATTTTTCTACTTTTGAGAAAATGTTTTATCAGTTGATTTTATTTTTTTGAGCTAAAAGTTGATAGTAGTTCACTGACCAGTGGAGAATGCTGTACTTAGAAATATTGCAAATACATGGTTGGTTGTAACCGTAGTCTTAAAGATGTCGCAAGTAGatatgcatcgacactgcaccattcAATGGCCTGCATGTAGTCAACCATTTTGTAGGCTTGAACATGTTGAACATGGATTTTTCTTCCAGTGGCAAGAACATTGTTCACTTAATATGACGTGCTCCTGAAATCCTAATGAATTGAGGTATTAATGCAAGTCACTGTTTTTGGTACCCTGCCGTAGACTTGCAGCTGTTTCTGAGGGCAACTTAACAGACAAAGAACTCTGCCATATCAAACTGTCATTTCTTATGAACTTACACACACAGCAGGTTCATATAGGTTTGTACATGAAAGACGGTTTTGTATTCTAGGTCGATTTTTATCATACAGGATGCTCATACAGCTTTTCCCTAACCAGCCGTATGCTTGTATCAGCCGCATGCGTtagcttgtcttgaaagatttattGTTCTGAATTTTTTGGGGCTTGTCCTTTCAGGGTGGTGGAGAGAGTCTTGATCAACTATCAGAGCGATGTGTCTCGTGCCTGTATAAAATAGTCGAGAAACATAGAGGTAAACTCCGGGCTTCAGACTTTTCCCTGCAAAAAAGCAAAACGAAACAAAACTGTGAGCTTCAATTTTTTTCTTTGACTTATAACTGGTAGTAAATCAGGCTATtattttgtaaacttgtcaacctggATAAAAAATATATTTCAATCTCGAAAAAGAAAACCCTGAGAGTTTGCTCACCACCTATCAAAAGGAATGCTGTTCAAAGAAGGGGTtggcttattggcatcctttggttCTTGTGGGCTATGGCCTATGGGGGAAATACTGTGTTAATGTTTAAAACTTCAAATAACCGTTAAAGAGAAATATTTCTGACAAAAACTACCTGTTATGCATGAGATTGCTTACTTGGCTATGACCTTCTGAGCATTTCTGAACCTGCTTTTCTCATTTACTAACAGGGGAGCGAGTTATCCTGGTCTCTCATGGCGGAACCATCAGAGAGCTCTACAGGCACGCCAGTCCCATGCCGCTCCGCGGTAAGATACACAACACGTCGGTTACAGTCGTGCTCGTTTCTGGTGAGACTGGCCGCTGCATTGTTAAGATGTGTGGAGATGTTAGCCACCTTGAGGCCACCGGTGTTCTGGAGAATGCCTTTGGCGGCGACAAGTCTTCAGCCTAAGAGCACCCTACCTGCAGCAGTTCTTACATGTAGAGGATACAGATACAGTGCCATTTTTGTCTGTCATGATTTTGCTGTAACACATACGAATGCGATATATGGAGCGGATGCTACTTAAATACGGACACGAATCAGATGTTACCCAATTCGGAGCATATATGGATTTTAGAATTTAGTGATGTACtcctccataaactaatataagagcgtttagatcactaaacacttatattagtttacagagggagtattatgtgGCACACTAAGTTAGCAACTGTGTGAAACAAAATTATCTACTCGTaacactcccttcgtcccataatttaAGAtgtgtgtcaaaaaatgtcttacattatggatgAAGGGAGCAGATGAATAAACAATACTCCTCCGTGAGGGAATAACTGTCGCTCAAACAGATTTAAACCCGAGGTGGGTAGGTTTTGCTACAAAGGAACCTAACCAACAATTTGCATAATATTTCCAAATGTAATCATACAAATACAAAAGTGAAATTTGACCACTTTTTATACTTTTATGTTGTACAATTGAGATTTGGGGCTAGAATTGCTTAAATTTGTAAGCATAATTTATCTTGAAATATGAATATCCACTTTCACATCCAGATTTTTTAAATtctctactccctctgttcacttttataaggcttTGTAGATGTTTCAGACACTGTGCAAAACAGCTCAATTTtacttgtctgaaacgacttataaaAATAAACGAAGGAAGTATCATATTTGTATTTATAAGATAAATTCAGATATTTTTCACATCAAGttatatttttattctttttttttgcgggcagTTATATTTTTGTTTGGACAATGATGTCAAGCTGCTATACCGGTATTTCCCCGAAATACAACAATCGGGTATTCCAAATTATCTGGTGCTACTTCCACGCCTACAACTTGTTTTTTTTTTATGATTTGATCATTTGAAGATTGTTTTTTATTTAGGGACATTTGAAGATTGTTAATCCGCGTGTCACATGATATATGCGGTCAGTTATATAGGAGTATTAGCAAAATACAGCAAATAATTTAAAAACAATTTGTTTATGCTCCCAATACAACGGCAATTATCCGGTAACTTAGGGCCTGTTCTGAACTCCTCCAGCTTCTAACAATTTGTGTAATGGTCGATTATCCTTTGCTATCTAAACTATTTGTGTCTTTTATGTCAAACCTAGTGCTTGAACCTTCTTTATGACTATGTTGTTGAACTACTTGATACTATTTCATCTATTTATTATATGCATTGTGGAACCATCTTTATGTCTATGTTGTTGAACCTAGTGTTCGCTATTTATGTACGCATTATGTCTATGTTGATTCAATTGATGCTAACTTTTGTTTCATATATTGGTGGTTGTTTATATGCAGATGTCATCGGATAGTGAAAGTGATGATGACACAAATTATGAAAGAAAGAAAATTATGGTTTTCCAATTTCAACATGATATGGACATGCGTTGTTCGGGTGTGTCATCCATAGTTGGGAAGTATTGTAAAAGTTGAGTCATGAAGGCCGACCCCAGGACATCTAGGTTGAGTGGGTTTGAATGGTTGCAAGAGACTATTGGAACACCCGGAGAGACGTACACAATGTTGAGGATGAATGAAAATGTGTTTTTTGATCTTCATGACAAGTTGGTGGGGGAGTATGGCCTCAAAGAAACATGCTTCGTTACCACTTATGAGTCTCTAGCTATGTTCTTGTGGACCTTGGGAGGGTGCAAATCAAATAGGAGAACCCAAAACCGTTTCAAACATGGAGCGGATACAGTCCACCGAAAGTTCCATGAGGTTCTACAATGTGTGGTCAAGATGTCATCTCACTACATTAGGCCTCAAGACCCAAATTTTCGCATCGTGCATGATAGGATTAAGCGTGACAAAAGGGCTTATCCTCATCTCAAAGACTGCATTGGTGCAATAGATGGGACACATGTCAGGGCTTCTATTCCGGAAGGACCTTCAAAAGTAAGGTATATTGGAAGAACAGGTGCAACAACTCAGAATGTGATGGCAGTATGTGACTTTGATATGCATTTCACCTACGCTTCAATTGGACAACCGGGTTCTATGCATGATACAAGTGTGTTATTCCATGCAATCGAAAATGACAAGGCCACACTCCCGCATCCTCCAAAGGGTTAGCATTTCTTCATATTGCAACTTCTGTAATATATCCTCCAATTCACATGCATGTTTATTGTTATTGCAACTTATGCATCATAACCTTGAACTCACAATCATGTGTGTTTC from Triticum dicoccoides isolate Atlit2015 ecotype Zavitan chromosome 6A, WEW_v2.0, whole genome shotgun sequence encodes:
- the LOC119315196 gene encoding phosphoglycerate mutase-like protein 4, coding for MSSSSTIEGKDGEFTEVVVVRHGETSWNASRIIQGHLDAELNEIGRQQAVAVAHRLSKEAKPAAIYSSDLKRAAETARTIAKICNLPNVVFDPALRERHIGDVQGLTLQDAVKEKPEAYKAFMSHKRNQQIPGGGESLDQLSERCVSCLYKIVEKHRGERVILVSHGGTIRELYRHASPMPLRGKIHNTSVTVVLVSGETGRCIVKMCGDVSHLEATGVLENAFGGDKSSA